From a region of the Daphnia pulicaria isolate SC F1-1A chromosome 1, SC_F0-13Bv2, whole genome shotgun sequence genome:
- the LOC124311507 gene encoding ubiquitin carboxyl-terminal hydrolase 17-like protein 6 codes for MPIPLLYQRQKKQENLFDLLKRQGAATSLTSEEDLSAEKTSSSQLPNYVSIFTTANSYNLRSKSSQKDEITEILEGTSTEATSTPKQSKMPDFSRNSSLDDKLSLENLCLLHKDKHTEGLFEDALIPCNNRDCRYYNLFDNSKKKSKENKLTTHTSVRKRIRFFRPEDEQDEDNKACVETNSTGTIPVKSFYNKQAKSLSRSPSPVQNLNVSPIPSLVTVDELTGSDSQTSHERPWTRSRPYILSDPTITYPPYDIGLRNIDNTCYVNATLQALFALPGFTDDLVTAFEGTENLPHFASLLANMIAARKKGLPIEVDKINEDLVKNLWMLHPSYSVREQQDASEFLIRLIEHLKLALPAGPINPVESHFECEMIEVVHCTACGKKKKRAQKHTSICLPMPKDSRNLEQCLEDYMAEEERELACSSCKATTSKISSKFRTLPSKLIMSVNRFSKEAKLAKHIVPPQVLDIRPFLENLESQLPSEYTLAAQIVHIGRSKNSGHYVSHVYCEDGVWRCYDDMSVLTVSIEDEIESVDGEPAYVYFYVHQCRFQD; via the exons ATGCCTATTCCCTTGTTGtatcaaagacaaaaaaaacaggaaaatttgtttgatttactaAAACGGCAAGGTGCAGCAACTTCCTTGAC TTCAGAGGAAGATTTGtcagcagaaaaaacttcttcATCTCAATTACCAAATTATGTCAGCATTTTTACCACAGCAAACTCGTATAATTTGAGATCAAAATCTTCCCAGAAAGATGAAATTACTGAAATTTTAGAAGGCACTTCAACTGAAGCTACGTCAACTCCCAAGCAGTCAAA GATGCCAGACTTCTCTAGGAATTCCTCGTTGGATGATAAACTATCCCTTGAAAATTTGTGTCTGTTGCACAAGGACAAACATACAGAGGGATTGTTTGAAGATGCCCTCATTCCATGCAATAATCGTGACTGTCGTTATTACAACCTTTTCGACAAttctaagaaaaaaagcaagGAAAACAAGTTGACCACCCACACAAGTGTTCGTAAGAGAATAAGGTTCTTTCGCCCTGAAGATGAACAAGACGAGGACAACAAAGCTTGTGTTGAAACAAATTCCACTGGTACCATCCCTGTAAAAAGCTTCTACAACAAGCAAGCCAAGTCACTTTCCCGATCTCCTTCACCTGTCCAAAATCTTAATGTTTCTCCCATACCCTCGCTTGTTACTGTTGACGAATTAACCGGGTCTGATTCTCAAACCTCCCATGAGCGTCCTTGGACCAGGAGCCGACCTTACATTCTCAGTGATCCAACGATTACATATCCACCTTACGATATCGG CCTCAGGAATATTGACAACACGTGTTACGTCAATGCAACCCTCCAAGCCTTGTTTGCTCTTCCCGGCTTCACTGATGATCTGGTTACGGCTTTCGAAGGCACTGAAAACTTGCCACACTTTGCTTCCTTGTTGGCCAACATGATAGCCGCACGGAAAAAAGGTTTGCCCATTGAAGTGGATAAAATAAACGA AGATCTTGTCAAGAATTTGTGGATGCTTCATCCGAGCTATTCAGTCCGTGAGCAGCAAGATGCCAGTGAGTTCCTGATCCGGCTGATCGAGCATTTGAAATTGGCTTTGCCAGCTGGGCCAATCAATCCAGTTGAATCCCATTTCGAATGTGAAATGATTGAAGTGGTCCATTGCACTGC GTgcggcaagaagaaaaaacgtgcCCAGAAACACACGTCCATCTGCCTGCCCATGCCGAAAGATTCACGTAACCTAGAGCAATGTTTGGAGGATTACATGGCGGAAGAGGaacgtgaactggcgtgcagcAGTTGTAAGGCGACCACTTCGAAGATCAGCTCGAAATTCAGGACACTTCCAAG caaGCTCATAATGTCGGTGAATCGTTTCTCGAAAGAAGCAAAATTGGCAAAGCACATCGTTCCACCCCAAGTGTTAGATATTCGACCGTTCCTGGAAAACCTGGAAAGTCAGCTGCCTAGTGAGTACACCCTGGCTGCTCAAATTGTTCACATTGGCCGCTCTAAAAActctg gtCATTATGTTTCTCATGTTTACTGTGAAGATGGTGTTTGGCGCTGTTACGATGATATGTCCGTCTTAACTGTTTCGATAGAAGATGAAATTGAATCTGTCGATGGTGAACCGGCCTACGTGTATTTTTACGTCCACCAATGCAGGTTCCaagattaa
- the LOC124311478 gene encoding MAP kinase-interacting serine/threonine-protein kinase 1-like isoform X2 — MVEKYGDDSSDNGEGENDMVVLAADRQAAIQRQKEEAKKRRRKKKRTGSSLFASTFNELYRLTGEFLGQGAYASVQTCVNIWTDVEYAVKIIEKVPGHSRDRVFKEVETFHHCQGHPNIIQLIEFFEEEDRFYLVFEKILGGPLLSHIQRRVHFTEHEASLVLRDLAAGLQFLHKKGIAHRDLKPENILCVYPDRLTPVKICDFDLGSGIKFNSNLNSPISTPELLTPVGSAEFMAPEVVDAFVGQMINGYDKRCDLWSLGIVMYILLCGYPPFYGHCGADCGWERGEACQSCQGLLFTSIQEGRYEFPDREWAHISQEAKDLIRGLLVKEAPRRLSAQSVLEHPWVKNGGPRTPLITPQVIRRNNSARELSVFAESAMAVKRVVMQHFSMNLALEARLRSLDEDSGLGHEPEVIEMDVDSQSVEDDTIQFGHLSLDADEENSVVVPVKSSMSSASMDARGGGESRKKVTFGLAPPTGSRLAQRRLKSCLSLDALTPNGN, encoded by the exons atggtggaaaagtACGGCGACGATAGTTCTGATAATG GCGAGGGCGAGAACGACATGGTCGTGTTGGCCGCTGACCGTCAGGCGGCCATCCAGCGTCAAAAGGAGGAAGCCAAGAAACgtcgaaggaagaagaaacggaCTGGATCCAGTCTCTTCGCCTCTACTTTTAATG AGCTCTACAGACTTACGGGCGAGTTTTTGGGGCAAGGCGCTTACGCTTCGGTTCAAACCTGCGTCAACATATGGACCGATGTCGAATATGCTGTCAag ATAATCGAAAAAGTGCCGGGCCATAGCCGCGATCGCGTCTTTAAAGAAGTGGAGACTTTCCACCACTGCCAGGGACATCCCAACATAATCCAGCTGATTGAATTTTTCGAAGAGGAGGACCGTTTCTATTTGGTTTTCGAGAAGATTCTGGGCGGCCCGTTGCTGTCGCACATTCAACGGCGCGTTCACTTTACCGAGCACGAAGCCAGTCTGGTGCTGCGTGACCTGGCCGCCGGCCTGCAGTTCCTCCACAAGAAGGGGATCGCCCACCGAGACCTCAAGCCAGAAAACATCCTTTGCGTCTATCCCGACCGTCTGACGCCGGTCAAGATCTGTGATTTCGATCTCGGTTCGGGCATCAAGTTCAACTCGAACctcaactcgcccatctctacGCCGGAACTGCTCACACCAGTGGGCAGCGCCGAATTTATGGCTCCAGAAGTCGTCGATGCTTTTGTCGGCCAGATGATCAACGGATATGACAAGCGATGCGATCTCTGGTCGCTCGGCATTGTCATGTACATTTTGCTCTGCGGCTACCCGCCATTCTACGGCCATTGCGGAGCCGATTGCGGATGGGAGCGCGGAGAGGCTTGCCAATCGTGCCAGGGCCTTTTGTTCACCAGCATCCAGGAGGGACGTTACGAATTTCCCGATCGTGAATGGGCTCACATCTCGCAAGAGGCCAAGGATCTCATTCGCGGTCTGTTGGTCAAGGAGGCACCACGTCGTCTCTCTGCTCAATCCGTACTGGAACATCCCTGGGTCAAGAACGGCGGACCCCGCACTCCCCTCATCACCCCTCAAGTCATTCGCag GAATAATAGTGCTCGAGAGCTGTCGGTGTTTGCCGAAAGTGCCATGGCCGTCAAGCGAGTGGTGATGCAACATTTCAGCATGAATTTAGCTTTGGAAGCCCGTCTGAGGAGCCTGGATGAAGATTCCGGATTGGGTCACGAACCCGAAGTAATCGAGATGGATGTCGACAGTCAATCGGTGGAGGATGACACCATTCAATTTGGTCATTTGTCGTTGGATGCCGATGAGGAGAACAGTGTCGTCGTTCCTGTCAAATCGTCGATGAGCAGCGCTTCGATGGATGCACGCGGCGGTGGTGAATCGCGCAAGAAGGTGACGTTCGGTCTGGCTCCGCCAACCGGATCGCGACTGGCTCAGAGACGTTTGAAGTCGTGTCTTAGTCTCGACGCTCTGACTCCCAACGGCAATTGA
- the LOC124311416 gene encoding proteasome adapter and scaffold protein ECM29-like yields MDDLALLERVFLRVGSADSDEKLEAVIVKFLCPVLLKLTSTEENVRKKVMELLVHFNKRVKSRPNLQLPVVDLMNLYQDPSSSIFLSNFAIIYIKMGFPRLDLARQAELLPQLFHSIHGKPVQHQDSLLFIALPALAHANFSTEALKQPYLFLQEKVELAKYIKDFFLDMVLLPYGLVHPSTNPAAPSNPPPGMSEYGWKRSLGETQLKPEQLEETKLGIVKFISSGVFGEQTIVPHLVIAAADTRFSVANAADSALKRIGGTVDWNDVAVITVLYQLFLGTRNSKENIKLEFRRVPACTRLRLKLFTYLIRSREASMHFPACIQLTFEGLFGENSNAKLKVMALQFLHQMISNCPESRLSPISPVLISGLMKIINDTQGESKLRGSALVALGKLGQKLPEAVTKDMAIIQMLFNAMATEEPETRMAVQEALSIMLPAFKHLSSSNAAILEALLATSLESQQHLLRLIAVQYAGGIFHSTHVTSRYLLLLAAGDPKEEVKSEAMKLLYSNLPKSIETSDADSMEVDETENKWLPDFVEMVLCISEKASSRMKSRSAVTYGTRTLPFDINAYAEMLSYLRLCLANSASLTPSLELLKEPELISSVARHYIEKLVSENGPVTAYLDLALELLAANPSKVPLQCILEIVAGVPKLSAVLLSKLDMFKTLQHHNKEDVREMVAQILAVVVCQSYDTLQIDALIHDLCRNLKEKPLEQQHGSILTLGYTVGRIVRSHLSGTGNNREELEKSCRHQLSPRLSAATSLVIDFLFESPHPMTLSAACLSVGEMGRCGPLLDSTGESTRAVEKLLTVVDDAKIGSKIREKAALAAGYLSLGELEYPRRKHVIEHFLTSTEEMKDVEIQFTIGEALVCAALGLISPESRDPWTVKERDFVEPDNAPSQLDFLLDELLNKYVAHLNPNVKQATSIWLLALVKRCPQRPEMKERLLRIQRAFMSLLVEGGDLVQDVASKGLGLVFECCTVEQQNLLAGELVGSLTTDRRPAMQVNKDTKVFEEGSLGANPSGGQLSTYRELCSLATDMNQPDLIYKFMHLANHNAIWNSKKGAAFGFGSIAKKAGQQLAPHLPVIVPKLYRYQFDPSPRIRQSMASIWEALVSEQSKTIDLYFQPILDDLIVHLTSNLWRNRESSCMALADLLRGRTLENALDKMDAIWSTLFRVVDDIKESVRKAAATALRALSKVCIKMVDVDAGKVNSQRTVELVLPVLLQQGLTSSVEEVQAITLETLIKVVKSAGNLVGTHLAPLISALLEATQVAEGQSLNYLSVRLGNQLATQEKLDLARISAAKSSNLYETVQHCIQYVNEANTPGVVAALVDLLKGCQGITTKGCAAHVICLLTQQCQNDIQPFAGRLMAVLVKGLGDRNVALKKTYAVALGHLVRVAKESSVVKLMETLENRYLEAEDEDSRLACMHTLQAMVRYNPDVVKNHSSHTVPIVFLGKHIFKTPETSQLIQSWEELWMDIVPGTEAGLRMYSSDIIGYLQRAITSSSWKLKSQSAAAIGSMASSLKSNLNPDQRATLLRILLDGLTGRTWEGKEHLLHALASLVSAQTVEDVAVRDEIIGVVLREARKEALPYRRHAVQVMGQVAEAFQSDMFPAIYEMLQPLFEMKEDEMEEEEEEDQGGRQQMETLELHEAAILALGRAFPSDPTAQGNCWNSYMALLRVAVANTTRQVQLAIVTSLLQVAGRMTPIFLPDFLKEANKILAPSLDVANYSALRIESLRVLILVLKKVPDCDPSTQCDLMENIREVYSLRVEEFLRDVSPEVKSRADEAKRLMNSE; encoded by the exons ATGGACGATTTGG CATTGCTCGAAAGGGTGTTTCTTCGAGTGGGAAGCGCAGATAGCGACGAGAAATTGGAAGCTGTCATTGTCAAATTTCTTTGCCCGGTTTTGCTGAAATTAACCAGCACCGAAGAAAATGTTCGCAAGAAAGTCATGGAATTGCTCGTCCATTTCAACAAACGTGTCAAGAGCAGACCGAATCTACAGTTACCTGTGGTTGACTTGATGAATCTTTATCAAGACCCCTCGTCTTCAATTTTCCTATCA AACTTTGCAATAATCTACATCAAAATGGGCTTCCCACGCTTGGATTTGGCCCGCCAGGCGGAACTACTACCTCAACTCTTCCACAGCATACACGGGAAACCTGTGCAACACCAAGACAGTCTCCTGTTCATTGCACTACCAGCTCTAGCTCATGCCAATTTTTCCACAGAAGCATTGAAGCAGCCTTACCTCTTCCTTCAAGAAAAAGTGGAATTGGCCAAATACATCAAAGATTTTTTCCTCGACATGGTCTTGTTGCCTTATGG GTTAGTCCATCCCAGCACAAATCCTGCAGCTCCTTCCAATCCACCGCCCGGAATGAGTGAATACGGTTGGAAGAGATCACTGGGAGAGACTCAGCTGAAGCCGGAGCAACTGGAAGAAACGAAATTAGGAATTGTCAAATTCATTTCCAGTGGGGTGTTTGGCGAACAGACGATCGTCCCGCATCTAGTTATTGCAGCAGCCGACACTCGTTTCAGCGTGGCAAACGCGGCTGATAGTGCCCTTAAGCGGATTGGCGG AACTGTCGACTGGAATGATGTAGCTGTGATAACAGTATTGTATCAGCTTTTTCTGGGCACCcgcaattcaaaagaaaacatcaAACTAGAATTCCGTCGTGTTCCAGCTTGCACCCGTCTACGTCTCAAATTATTTACATATCTGATACGCTCACGTGAGGCCAGCATGCATTTTCCTGCATGCATTCAA TTGACATTCGAAGGTCTTTTTGGGGAAAATTCAAACGCGAAACTGAAGGTGATGGCGTTGCAATTCCTTCACCAAATGATTTCCAA ttGCCCAGAGTCACGTCTGTCCCCGATATCTCCCGTGTTGATTTCTGGTTTAATGAAAATTATCAACGACACGCAAGGG gaaTCCAAACTGCGCGGATCGGCTTTAGTTGCCCTGGGGAAACTTGGTCAGAAACTTCCTGAAGCTGTGACCAAAGATATGGCAATCATCCAAATGCTCTTTAATGCCATGGCAACG GAAGAACCCGAGACAAGAATGGCTGTACAAGAAGCTCTGTCCATCATGCTGCCGGCATTTAAACATTTAAGCAGCTCAAATGCCGCCATCCTGGAAGCCCTGCTGGCAACTTCGTTGGAATCCCAACAACATCTCTTACGGCTTATTGCCGTTCAATATGCCGGTGGAATATTCCATTCCACCCACGTCACTTCTCGTTATCTCCTCCTTCTGGCCGCCGGAGACCC gaaagaagaagtaaaatcGGAAGCTATGAAATTGCTCTACTCTAATCTCCCGAAATCGATCGAAACTTCCGACGCTGATTCAATGGAAGTCGATGAAACTGAGAATAAATGGCTGCCCGATTTCGTCGAAATGGTTTTGTGCATTTCAGAGAAGGCCTCGTCTAGAATGAAAAGCCGCAGTGCAGTGACATATGGAACCCGCACACTCCCATTTGATATTAATGCCTACGCAGAG atGCTGTCGTATTTGCGGCTGTGTCTGGCAAATAGTGCTTCGTTGACGCCATCGTTGGAGCTCCTTAAAGAACCGGAATTGATCAGTTCTGTGGCTCGCCACTACATTGAAAAATTGGTGAGCGAAAATGGACCTGTGACGGCCTATCTTGATTTGGCGCTGGAATTGCTGGCGGCCAATCCGTCCAAAGTTCCACTCCAGTGCATCCTGGAAATCGTGGCCGGAGTTCCCAAGCTGTCGGCCGTCTTGCTTTCGAAACTGGACATGTTTAAAACCCTGCAACATCATAACAAAGAAGACGTCCGTGAAATGGTCGCCCAAATCCTGGCCGTCGTCGTCTGTCAAAGTTACGACACGCTCCAAATTGACGCGCTGATTCACGATCTTTGCCGCAACCTGAAAGAGAAGCCGCTGGAACAGCAGCACGGATCCATTTTGACTCTGGGCTACACCGTCGGCCGAATCGTTCGCAGTCACTTGTCCGGGACTGGTAATAACCGCGAGGAGCTGGAAAAGAGTTGCCGCCACCAACTCTCGCCGCGATTGTCGGCCGCCACTTCCTTGGTGATTGATTTCCTCTTCGAGTCACCACATCCGATGACGCTGAGCGCCGCCTGTCTGTCTGTAGGCGAAATGGGCCGTTGCGGTCCCCTGCTGGACTCGACCGGAGAGTCTACACGCGCCGTAGAAAAGCTGCTCACGGTTGTCGACGACGCCAAAATTGGTAGCAAAATCAGAGAGAAAGCTGCCCTCGCTGCTGGCTATCTCTCGCTCGGCGAACTGGAATATCCTCGCCGGAAGCACGTCATTGAACACTTTCTAACTTCCACTGAG GAAATGAAAGATGTCGAGATACAATTCACGATCGGTGAAGCTCTTGTCTGTGCCGCTTTGGGCCTCATTTCGCCCGAAAGTCGTGATCCATGGACCGTCAAAGAGCGGGACTTTGTAGAACCCGATAACGCACCTTCGCAACTCGATTTTCTCCTCGATGAATTGCTGAACAAATACGTTGCCCATCTTAATCCCAACGTCAAACAG GCTACCTCGATCTGGTTATTGGCCTTAGTCAAACGATGCCCACAGAGGCCGGAGATGAAAGAAAGGCTATTGCGCATTCAACGTGCATTCATGTCACTTTTGGTCGAAGGTGGAGACTTGGTTCAGGATGTAGCCTCCAAAGGTTTAGGACTAGTCTTTGAGTGCTGCACAGTGGAACAGCAGAATCTACTGGCAGGGGAATTGGTCGGCTCCTTAACCACAGATCGCCGGCCGGCTATGCAAGTCAATAAAGACACCAAGGTTTTCGAGGAAGGCAGTCTAGGAGCTAATCCTTCAGG GGGACAATTGTCCACGTACCGAGAACTTTGTTCTTTGGCCACTGATATGAACCAACCGGATTTAATCTACAAATTTATGCACTTGGCCAATCATAACGCCATTTGGAACTCGAAAAAGGGCGCAGCGTTTGGATTCGGTTCGATTGCCAAGAAAGCCGGGCAGCAGCTGGCCCCGCACTTGCCAGTTATTGTACCCAAATTGTACAG GTACCAGTTTGATCCCAGTCCACGCATCCGTCAATCGATGGCTTCCATCTGGGAGGCTCTGGTCAGCGAACAGTCGAAAACCATCGACTTATACTTCCAGCCTATCCTCGACGACTTAATCGTTCACTTGACTTCCAATTTGTGGCGGAATCGCGAGTCGTCTTGCATGGCTTTGGCTGATTTATTACGAGGCCGGACACTTGAAAATGCGCTGGATAAAATGGACGCCATCTGGAGCACTCTCTTCCGTGTGGTGGACGATATCAAAGAATCGGTTAGGAAAGCGGCCGCAACTGCTCTCAGAGCCCTCAGCAAG GTCTGCATCAAAATGGTCGATGTTGATGCGGGTAAAGTGAATAGTCAACGCACTGTCGAACTCGTATTACCCGTTTTATTGCAGCAAGGATTGACCAGCAGTGTGGAAGAGGTCCAAGCAATtac TCTGGAGACACTGATAAAAGTAGTCAAATCAGCCGGAAATCTGGTTGGGACCCACTTAGCTCCACTCATATCCGCCTTGCTGGAAGCCACTCAAGTGGCCGAGGGTCAAAGCTTGAATTATTTGAGTGTTCGCTTGGGCAATCAGCTGGCCACTCAAGAGAAGCTCGATTTGGCAAGGATTTCTGCCGCCAAGAGTTCTAATCTCTACGAAACCGTCCAGCAC TGTATCCAGTACGTCAACGAAGCCAACACCCCAGGGGTCGTAGCAGCCTTGGTGGATTTACTGAAGGGTTGCCAGGGAATAACAACGAAAGGATGTGCTGCCCATGTCATTTGTCTTTTGACGCAACAGTGTCAGAACGACATCCAACCTTTTGCCG GGAGATTGATGGCGGTGCTCGTTAAAGGATTGGGCGACCGAAACGTTGCCTTGAAAAAGACGTACGCAGTGGCTCTAGGTCATTTGGTTCGAGTCGCCAAAGAATCGAGCGTCGTCAAGTTGATGGAAACTTTGGAGAATCGCTACCTGGAAGCGGAAGATGAAGACTCTCGACTGGCCTGCATGCACACGCTGCAGGCCATGGTCCGATACAATCCGGACGTCGTTAAAAATCATTCGAGTCATACCGTACCAATTGTGTTTTTGGGTAAACACATCTTCAAAACACCtg AGACGTCGCAATTGATTCAATCTTGGGAGGAGTTGTGGATGGATATCGTTCCGGGCACGGAAGCTGGATTGAGAATGTACTCGAGCGACATAATCGGTTACCTCCAGCGCGCCATCACCTCCTCATCGTGGAAGTTGAAATCTCAATCGGCCGCCGCTATCGGATCGATGGCCAGTTCTCTCAAAAGTAATTTAAATCCGGATCAGCGAGCCACTCTATTACGAATTCTTCTCGATGGACTCACCGGTCGCACCTGGGAAGGAAAAGAGCATTTGCTTCACGCATTAGCTTCCCTCGTTAGTGCCCAAACTGTCGAGGACGTGGCCGTTCGAG ATGAAATTATTGGTGTGGTGTTGCGTGAAGCAAGGAAAGAAGCGCTGCCGTATCGTCGACATGCCGTTCAAGTTATGGGACAAGTGGCCGAAGCTTTTCAATCGGATATGTTTCCCGCCATTTATGAGATGCTCCAGCcactttttgaaatgaaagaagacgaaatggaggaggaagaagaagaggatcaaGGAGGAAGGCAGCAAATGGAAACTCTGGAACTACATGAAGCTGCCATTCTGGCGTTGGGAAGAGCTTTTCCTTCTGATCCCACAGCACAAG GAAATTGCTGGAATTCGTACATGGCGTTGCTCCGGGTCGCTGTAGCCAATACCACGCGCCAGGTTCAGTTGGCGATTGTCACGTCTCTGCTTCAAGTGGCTGGCCGGATGACTCCCATTTTCCTGCCCGATTTCCTTAAAGAGGCGAATAAAATTTTAGCTCCGTCGCTGGACGTTGCCAATTACTCGGCGCTTCGAATCGAATCGCTCAGAGTTCTGATTCTCGTACTGAAAAAAGTCCCAGATTGTGATCCCTCGACTCAATGCGATTTGATGGAAAATATTCGAGAAGTGTATTCTCTTCGAGTTGAAGAGTTTCTTCGTGATGTTTCACCCGAAGTTAAATCGCGAGCCGATGAAGCCAAACGTTTAATGAACTCTGAGTAA
- the LOC124311478 gene encoding MAP kinase-interacting serine/threonine-protein kinase 1-like isoform X1: MGEEISASQRIRHQQSVRFATLEIAAEVPTSHPPPPTQQLLYSPRCVPIKSALKHSSSSSSAASGSTDSGFAGSAFADNEGEGENDMVVLAADRQAAIQRQKEEAKKRRRKKKRTGSSLFASTFNELYRLTGEFLGQGAYASVQTCVNIWTDVEYAVKIIEKVPGHSRDRVFKEVETFHHCQGHPNIIQLIEFFEEEDRFYLVFEKILGGPLLSHIQRRVHFTEHEASLVLRDLAAGLQFLHKKGIAHRDLKPENILCVYPDRLTPVKICDFDLGSGIKFNSNLNSPISTPELLTPVGSAEFMAPEVVDAFVGQMINGYDKRCDLWSLGIVMYILLCGYPPFYGHCGADCGWERGEACQSCQGLLFTSIQEGRYEFPDREWAHISQEAKDLIRGLLVKEAPRRLSAQSVLEHPWVKNGGPRTPLITPQVIRRNNSARELSVFAESAMAVKRVVMQHFSMNLALEARLRSLDEDSGLGHEPEVIEMDVDSQSVEDDTIQFGHLSLDADEENSVVVPVKSSMSSASMDARGGGESRKKVTFGLAPPTGSRLAQRRLKSCLSLDALTPNGN; this comes from the exons ATGGGTGAAGAGATATCTGCCAGCCAGCGGATACGTCACCAGCAGTCGGTGAGATTCGCCACGTTGGAAATTGCTGCTGAGGTGCCCACATCccatccaccaccacccactcaGCAGCTCCTCTACTCTCCTCGTTGCGTGCCCATCAAATCGGCGTTGAAACATtcctcctcgtcgtcgtctgctGCTTCCGGATCGACCGATTCCGGATTCGCCGGCTCCGCCTTTGCCGACAACGAAG GCGAGGGCGAGAACGACATGGTCGTGTTGGCCGCTGACCGTCAGGCGGCCATCCAGCGTCAAAAGGAGGAAGCCAAGAAACgtcgaaggaagaagaaacggaCTGGATCCAGTCTCTTCGCCTCTACTTTTAATG AGCTCTACAGACTTACGGGCGAGTTTTTGGGGCAAGGCGCTTACGCTTCGGTTCAAACCTGCGTCAACATATGGACCGATGTCGAATATGCTGTCAag ATAATCGAAAAAGTGCCGGGCCATAGCCGCGATCGCGTCTTTAAAGAAGTGGAGACTTTCCACCACTGCCAGGGACATCCCAACATAATCCAGCTGATTGAATTTTTCGAAGAGGAGGACCGTTTCTATTTGGTTTTCGAGAAGATTCTGGGCGGCCCGTTGCTGTCGCACATTCAACGGCGCGTTCACTTTACCGAGCACGAAGCCAGTCTGGTGCTGCGTGACCTGGCCGCCGGCCTGCAGTTCCTCCACAAGAAGGGGATCGCCCACCGAGACCTCAAGCCAGAAAACATCCTTTGCGTCTATCCCGACCGTCTGACGCCGGTCAAGATCTGTGATTTCGATCTCGGTTCGGGCATCAAGTTCAACTCGAACctcaactcgcccatctctacGCCGGAACTGCTCACACCAGTGGGCAGCGCCGAATTTATGGCTCCAGAAGTCGTCGATGCTTTTGTCGGCCAGATGATCAACGGATATGACAAGCGATGCGATCTCTGGTCGCTCGGCATTGTCATGTACATTTTGCTCTGCGGCTACCCGCCATTCTACGGCCATTGCGGAGCCGATTGCGGATGGGAGCGCGGAGAGGCTTGCCAATCGTGCCAGGGCCTTTTGTTCACCAGCATCCAGGAGGGACGTTACGAATTTCCCGATCGTGAATGGGCTCACATCTCGCAAGAGGCCAAGGATCTCATTCGCGGTCTGTTGGTCAAGGAGGCACCACGTCGTCTCTCTGCTCAATCCGTACTGGAACATCCCTGGGTCAAGAACGGCGGACCCCGCACTCCCCTCATCACCCCTCAAGTCATTCGCag GAATAATAGTGCTCGAGAGCTGTCGGTGTTTGCCGAAAGTGCCATGGCCGTCAAGCGAGTGGTGATGCAACATTTCAGCATGAATTTAGCTTTGGAAGCCCGTCTGAGGAGCCTGGATGAAGATTCCGGATTGGGTCACGAACCCGAAGTAATCGAGATGGATGTCGACAGTCAATCGGTGGAGGATGACACCATTCAATTTGGTCATTTGTCGTTGGATGCCGATGAGGAGAACAGTGTCGTCGTTCCTGTCAAATCGTCGATGAGCAGCGCTTCGATGGATGCACGCGGCGGTGGTGAATCGCGCAAGAAGGTGACGTTCGGTCTGGCTCCGCCAACCGGATCGCGACTGGCTCAGAGACGTTTGAAGTCGTGTCTTAGTCTCGACGCTCTGACTCCCAACGGCAATTGA